GCTGAGGGGTACTTCTCATCCAGAGTGGCAGTGTCATGCAAAGGTACTGGGGATGAAGCATCACAATGTGTCACACCAGGGACCAGAAGGAAGCCATCCTCTGGGAcccagggaaggggagaaggcccTCAGCAGGGTCCTAGTCAGAGCAAAGGGTTTCCCTGGGAGAGGCTGGTGAACATGCCCTCCACGGTGACCACTCAGCAAGCAGCCGTCAAGTCCTGAGGACAGGACACAGCGGCCCCACCAGCCCTGGCGGGGGGAACTCACACAGGCCTCTCTCACCTGCAGGAGGCTCCTGTCCTGCTAGTCAGTTATACTGTCCATGTCAACTGGCCCTCGGCACTGCCTCGGGTCACTGAAGGCCCAACACTGTTCTCTAGCCCCAGTGCTTTGCTATTTGTTATTAACAAATTTATTTACAGTTCTTGAACCAAGATTGTGAAATTAACAGGAATGGCACAAAAAGGCCAACCATGACCTCTGTGATGGGTGTATACACAGTTGCTCTATTTCCAAACTAACAGCTCAGGTCCTCACCCGCAGCTAGGCCCCCCTTTCTTCCTCCAAAATGAGAACAGAATGGCACCAGGCTTCTGGTAGCTTCAACATTTAAAGAGACAAACACGCAGAGGCAGAGAAGGGTGAGAAGAACCACAGtacaaaatgtaataaaaaaatgtgGCCAAAGAATCGATAGCAAACCCATCTCTGTCTCCAGATTAATGGCTTGGCTGAAAGAAATGGGGGGAGGtccttggggaggggggggggtgatggaGAAGTTGGCAGGTGAGCCACTGACCCTGGAACAGAACCCGGTGGGCAGCCCAGATGGAGGCGGGGAAGAGCAGAGAGGGGCCTGTCCCCAGAGGGGCATCTGGCCACATCTTGGGCTCAGGGGAAAGGTGAGAGCTGGGCCCACCAAGTGCAGGGGGCGGGAGCTGTGAGCGCTGCAGCCAAGCCCTCCTCTGCTTCGTATGTTCCTGAGGATGTGTGCACAGcgtggggggctgggggaggggacaccACAGCACTTTGGAAAGCAGGAGAGCCACAGGCTTGTGGAAAggaggctgggtgggggtggggaacactAACCCTGGCTCTGCAAAGAGGCCAGTGCCTGCAAAGGGACAGGAAGCCAGGCCAGGGTTCCTGCGGCTCCAGCTTCTTTGTGATCCTGTCCTATGCCAATCTTGCCTCTGCCTCCTGGCAAGTGGGCAGCTGGCCATGGCTGGACAAGCCCTTCACAGATCACTGCCCAGCTGGGAACATggctggagggaggggtgggaCAGGACAGCCCCCAGGCCCAGGTTCTCCTGGTCCTACCTGAAGACTGGGTGGGTGGGAGGACTGGCTCGGCCCACTCAGAGCTTGGCCATGACAACAGCTGTTCACCTGGACTTCAAAGGCCAGTCCCCAGGCTCCTCTGGCTCCACTGGAGAGGCCCTGTGGCACTGCTCGCTGTAGAGGTGGACTTGTATCTGTGCGTCTGGCCCTCAAGCTAGGAGCcgtctgccccctcccccaaactgaGTGCCGGAGGGGACTCATAGGAACAGTTTGCTGCTGGTGCTGGGAGGCAGGGGCTGGCAGAGGGtcggggggagagagggagcctGGCTCTCTGCAGGTCCTCTTGGGGGTTGGGGGTTACGTGCCTGCAGCTGAGTGCAGGTGTGCTGACGGCTGGCCTGGGGCTGCAGAACATCTGGGAAGCTGGTCAGTCTGCTGAGAGGTCTAGGGGCTGCACACTCACAATCCTCAGATCCTGGGGAATAGCCTCCCCCAGGCCAGGAGGGCTATGGAGTCCAGAGCTCTGCAGACCTGTCCGTGAGCTGCCAGGGTAAGGGGTCTGAGAGGGAGAGGCTGGTCTGTGGGTGGCACAAGGTCAGAAGGGAGGTTAGAGGCCTGGACTCATGGtctggaggagagaagagatgtCTGCCATGGGTTGTCCTGGTGTCACACTGGCTGAGGGCTCTTGGGACAAAGAATGAGGCCTGTGGCCAGGACATCCCTGACCTCTTTTCCGCATTGCCACTGGGGAACTGAATCTTCCGCTTGTGGCCAACAAGTGCCGGGTCTGGGCCAGAGGAGAGGTCCGCAAGACCAGAGCTGGTCAGGAGGCACTGGTACGTAGGGCTCCTGGACACCAGTGTCCCTGGGGGGTCCACAATGACATCAACAGATCCCTTCAGGTCTTGGCAGCTTGCTACTGGTCCAGGTGTCTCTCCAGCCCCCACATGCTCAGCTGGTGCCTTCGTGCTGCCCACCGTCCCAGCCTGTTCTAGGATGCCTGGATCCTGGTGGTCGTCTTCCTCCCTCATCCTGGGAGGCGCTGCCCCGCCACAGGAGGGCTGGCTGGGAGGCAGAGTCTCAGGACACAGAGGGTCACAATCTGAAGCTGGGGAGCCTGGGTGCCTGCAGGGACAGAAATACCCTGTGGGCCACAAGGCTCAACCCCAAAGCAGGCGGTAAGCTGGGATCCTCCCTGGCTGGGCTGAGGGCACGGGGCGGGGCACACATGGTACTACTCTTCTAGGGTTTCGGGGAGACCTGCCCACTCTGGGGCCCTGTAAAACACCCCCTCTTTGGGACTGACCCTGCAGCAGTGGCCAGTGCTGTCTGCACCTCCCTCGGCTCTGTAGCCTGTGGTCAGGGCTGGCCAGTGGAACAGGTTAGAGGCCGTTCCATTTAATAACTTCAGAGGAGGCTGGGCCCTTTGGCGGCTGGAGGAagcagcacagagcctggctgtCTAAGCTGGGCCCCGGAAGGGAGGCCCGAGACAGACTTGGGCTGAGAGATGAAGCCGCAGCTCCTTGGTGGAAGCTCAGAGAGCCCTGGAATTCCAAGAACCCCCTGCAATCTTTCTTTCTGGAGGTAACTTCTAGAAAGGCAGAAAGACCTTGCTCTTCAGCCACGTGGGAGGGACTTTGGAATCCCCCTTCCACACTTCTAGAAGGCCAGACAGGCTCGTGACCAGCCACATGGCCGGGAGTGCAGTTGCTGAATGCTCCCAGCCCTCCATACTGTGGCGATGCCCACGTGTTAGAAGGGAGCGGTGCTCTGACCCAGGTCCAAAGCCACCAAAGGAGGTCTTTCCTACCTCTggtcaccaaaacaaacaaaagggaaGATGATGGGAAAGAAaggtaaggaaagagaaaaatgccacagcctggttggTGCTGCCACCAACCTGAGAGCTCCCTGCCACTCAGAGCGGCAGCAGCGGGAGCGAGGCTGCGGAGCCGCCACCCGCGCCTGGGCCACCCCGGCGCTCACCTGGGAAGGCTGGCCCAGCAGGGGGTGTCCGCAAAGCTCTGGCTCAGCTGGGTGATGATCCGATCAACTTCCGCATACAGGTGGGCTTCTAGGGCAAAGCCCTGGTGCCGAGCACCCTGGAGATGCTACCCAGGGGTGAGAGGAGGCAAGGCATTAGACAAGGCCAGGGTAGGGGGACAACAGACCCCCCAGCCACACCAGGGCGACTGGGCAGGAAGTGCTGTCTCAGAACAGTCTGGGGAGAACCGCTTAGTGGAAGGGGCTCACCCTCTGGAGCTCCTCAAAGGCCTCCTGGCAGCACTCGCAGTaccccctcttcctcctgggcATGGGGTGGCTGGCCGAGTGTGGGCCTGGCTCTCGGTCCTTGGGTTCTCTGGggaggttacagggtgggggacagTGGTCACTGTTGAGGCCCTCAGAGAGAAACTGCCATTCCAGGGCCTGGAGCTCCGGCCAGGGAAGGAATGGACTGAAATGGCCACGGAGCTGGACAGGCACAGGCAGGCCTGCCCACGCGCGGCACCACTGTGGGACAACAGGGAAAGAGACCTCCCCACGGGCAGCCTGTCCTAGCTCTCGCACCTCAAAATACAGGTGAAAAGAGGTGGTGGTGCATGGCAGCAAGAACCCCTTGAAGGACAGTTCCAGCTCTGTGCTCATACCCAGACCCGTTCCTTTGGCCTGCAGACTGAAAGGGGAAAGGCCTCCCAGCGGCACGGAGACTGGACTCCTCGGACGCCCTCCACCTTACACGTACCCTTCCCTGCTTCAGTCTGTCCCCTCCTTTATGCTTACTTGTCCCTTGCACAGCTGCCACCTTAACtgaggactttattttttttaaaggagacagacaggaagggagagagaagaaaagcatcaactcatagttgtggcaccttagttgttcattgattgctttctaatatgtgccttgacggggggggggggctccagccgagccagtgaccccttgctcaagccagtgacctttgggctcaagccagtgaccacagggcccacggggtcatgtctatgatcccacgctcaagctggtgagtcccctGAGGACTTTCAAATCTTTCTCAAACCTGACTTCTTGTCTGAATTTCAGTCCCGTATTTCTAAAATCATAGGGCATTGCTATTGGGCTGTCCTAGCAAactcaacaaattcaaaatattCCCCTTTAAGGACTTTCTAACTCTGACACAAAACCCAGATAACATAGAAAAAAGCTGATAAACTCCAAGTCAACAAGTCTGAGAGGTCTTGGTATCAGACAGGGGAGGGGAAACAGGCTCTCTCCAGGGTGGGTCAGAATGTTTACTGCCATCACCTCCATGAAGAGCAATTTGGCCGCATTTATCAAAACTATAAATTCAGACACCCTTCGGCCAGCATTTCCACTTTTAGGAACTTATTCTACAAACATACTTGAACAACCAAATTTTCTCTGaacaagactttattttttttaagagtatttaaatttttttttaaatttttatttactcactttagagaatagtgagagacagagagagagagaaaggggggaggagcaggaagcatcaactcccacatgtgccttgaccagacaagtgcagggtcctgaaccagcgacctcagcgttccaggtcaacgccctaTCCAttgtgcccccacaggtcaggctcactgcagctttatttatattgataatagcaaaagactgaaaataatcTCAATACAGTAAACTCATGCAATGGGATACCCTGCGTCATAAAAGGGAATAAGCATGCTTTTTTGTATTGATAAGAAATTAATCTAAGATAGAGTAAGTCAAGATCCAGCACAGTGAATGTTAGGCTACCCGATGTACTTCTGTGTACATAAAGTATCTCTGGAGGATAGGTCCATGATTTGGAGATTTGAAGATGGGTGTGGGAGACTTCTCAGTTTAAACCCTTCGTAATGCTTGAATtttgaatgaaaattatatatatatatatatatatatttagctagagagacagagacagagagaaggacagacagggacagacaagggagagagatgagaaacatcaattctttgttgtagcaccctaattgttcactgattgctttctcataaatgccttgaccagggggctccagcagagtgaccccttgctcaagccagagaccttgcacTTTacgccagtgacttttgggctcaagccagcaaccatgggcttcaaggtagcaaccacagggtcatgtccatgatcccatgctcaagccagtgacctcatgctcaaacaggatgagcctgtgctcaagccaacaaccttggggacccaaacctgggtcctctgcgtcccaggccgacacCCCACCcattgcatcactgcctggtcaggcaatttttaaatttaaaaagttaaacattttgccctggctgggaagctcaattggttagatcatcatctggatacaccaagattgcaggttcaacttccagtcagggcacatataggaatcaactgatgcataagtaagtggaacaaatcagttTCTGCTTCTACCTCTTTCTAattagtaaaacaacaacaaaaaaaccctttcaaCGTTTCCTTCCACagagtttacacacacacacacacacacacacacacacacacacaccacggaGCCCTGGCCAACGCACTCTCAACGTGCAGATACGGAAGCTTCACTGCATCCCCACCTGCCCATTACAATCCCTCGATCCCCCACACGAGGCCCTCCCAGGCTGGCACCGCCTACACGCCCCACACCCACCGCGTCCCTGCTGGCTCCCTCTGTGTCCCTTGCACCTTCTAGCAGGGGTGTGAAGGGCACCTGGACATCACCTTGTTTTCTCCTGTCTCCCTTCCACCTACTGCCACGTCCCCTTCTGCTTCCCCTCCCATGTGCACTACTTCCTGACCCCGCCATCTTTGTCAGCTACGGAACCTGCAGGCCCTCCTTGGCCCTGGGACCCCTCAGGCTGAGTCCGCTCTGTCCTGTTCTCCTGGTCTGTGAACTAACTCTGTGGCCCAGAAGTCAGAAAGGGTCTGAGAAGGCATCTAGTCCATCAACCAAACTCTGTTCCTTCTGCACCCTGGTCGGTGAAGGTTCACACCTCGCACATCGGCAGAGTAGGGATACCAATAAGATGCTAAGCCACTCTGGGCCACATAATGCAGGAGGTCCCCTAGGTTCCCTGCCACTTAGTCATTCCTTATGTTTAGCCCAAAGGCCTCCAATTCCGATGTGCAGCAAATCACCCAGGACGCTTGGGAGGACGCAGCTATTGGGGCCCCATCACCAGAGATTGTGATTCGGTGGGTGTGAAGTCGGGTCCAGAaacctgcatttttttaaattttatttattcattatagaggggggggagagagagagagagagagagagaaggggggaagagcaggaagcatcaactcccatatgtgccttgaccagggaagcccagggctttgaaccggcaacctcagcgtttccaggttgacgctttatccactgtgccaccacaggtcaggcgaaacctGCATTTTTAATGGCACACAGGGGACTCTGATGAAGGCGAGTTATAGACCAGAGTTTCAGAAACCAGCCTGTTGTCCTCTGAACACAAATCAAATGCTCCAGGAGGGATGGAGAACACTCCTCAGGTCTCTCTTCTCTGGGCTAAGTTCCCAGAATAGATTTCGCCTAAGGAGCTAACACATGGCCATTCCCAAATCTGACCAGCAGGTCCTTGAGGAGAAGGACTTGGCCTGTAACCAGCCTTGTTATTCAGGAACCAGAAAGACCCACCTGGTATGGTGCGAGCCGCCCGGGGTCGTCAGGGCCTCAAAGGGACTTGCGTCTTTGGGTCCCAGAAAAGAAATTTCAGGAAAGGATTTAAACTGATGGTGGAAAGGACGAAACTTCCTGAAACACACAAAACTGCCACTTTGACCACAGTGGGGAGAGGATGAGCAAGGGCGGCAGCCCACTCCCTAGTTCCAATGCCGATAAAGCAGACCCGCACTGCACAGCTTCTAGGTCCTAACAAACCCTGATCCGCAGTACGAGGTAAAGTTAGTACTTTGCTCTCCCTGTCTCCTTTCCAAGCTTGTTACACTCACTGCCTCATCTGAGTCCTACAGCCACCCTGAGCTGAGTGGACAAGTGGAGTAAACGAAGCCCAAGCAGTTCTAGAACTCACCGAAGCTCACAGCCAGTGTGTGGCCAGAGCAGCCTGGAAGTCACCGCTCCCACCTCCTGATCTAGTCCTTCCCaccttcccattttgtttcttgACCCTAAAACAACCTTTGAGAACTTTAGCCTCACAGAATCTAATGAAGGGAAACCAGTGCAGTGATTTTCCTACTCAGAGCAGAAGAGCAGCACTTCTGCTCTGGGCTGGTCCTCCGCCCCTCGGAAGGTCAGTGTTCTGAGCAGAAAAGAGGCGCAGTCTGACCCACGCTGAGAAGTGCTGGTGGTCTGCCTCAAGTTGCTCACGTTCCGGCTTGGAGACAGACCTGATGATGTGTGGACACTCAGCAAGCCCCGCCAACGTAACTGGGGTGCCGTGGCCCACGTTCCAGAAAGAGTGCTGGCCACGGCTCCTGGGTGGCACAGTGAGCACCCTGGGGCCTCAGGAGTGAACTAACATTTACTGGACCCTCAAAGAGAAGGGGTGCCCCCACGCCCTGGCACCCCATTTTTTCTTcaatgttgttttgtttctgcttAGGAGGCTGGAATAGTGAGGCTGGTAAGGCTATCAGGCTTTGAGGAGCACCTGCTTCAGAACTACACATAAAAAGAATTACAAGAAACCTCAGCTTCGCTTGGCTCTCTTGTTGCCTCTGATGCTAGGGGCACACAAGTACCCTCCTCCAGTGACAGTGGCATCACTTGTACCTGCCATGTGCAGGGAGAGAGCTTTAGGCATTGGCTGTGTCTCTCAGCCGCCGTGTATGAGTCATGACTACGTGTATTTAACTGGTTGTGAGGGGGCTGGGATTGACGGAcatgctccccaccccaccagaACTGGAGAAGACAGTGCCTCACTGCCATCCTTGTATTCTTCCTATTCAGTTTTGGGCCACCAAAGCCAATTCTGTACTGTGTGCAGGGGCTGAGAAGGGACTCTGGCCCATCTGGAGCACGGGCAGGCATGTCAGGCTCATGGCGCTGGGTCTTTAGCTGTTCTGCGTGAGGCTGAGGGGCCCAGACAATTCTGGTCCCAGAACCCTCTGCTACACATAGACATTTTCCCTTCAAAACCCTTCTGAGATAATTACAGATTCACATGGACTTCTGATCTAGTACGTACTAGAGTCAGTGATGACCCCGATGGCTAAAAGCTCATCAGGTCATCAACATGACCCTGCTGCTCCAGGTAAAAAGGGGCCCAATGGTGGACAGGGCAGAGTGGAGAAGGCTCCAGGCAGGACAGTGAGGACACCTAAATGTCATCAGTAGAGTGGCTCTGTGAAAATCCTCACTTTCTCTGACCTCGGTTTCCCCACTAGGAAGAGGATGGACTGTCCCACCGAGGGCTGTCGTGAGATGCCACGTGCCAGAGGGGGTTCTGCACAGCAGAACAGAAGCACTTCTTCAAGTGCAAGGGGATCCCAGCACCACCCTGAGGACCCTCACTTTGGCCAAAATGAACTGTACTAGCTCTCCACGGGTGCAACAGCCGCCATATACCAGGAGCAGACGCGGAGAAACGAGCCCGGCTGAGACAGCACGAGCTCATAAAAGCAGAGCATTACAAGGAGGTCATTCCCACACAGGGTCATTAACCTCCGACTCACGGCCAAGAGGAGTACCAGCTGTGCCCTGCTGCCCCAGAGGCTCCTCCTGGCCTCCGCGAGGCTCCTCCACGTCAAGGATAGGCGGAGCTGTGGGGCAGAGGGGCTCCCTGACCCCACATCAGCTTGGGACCTCTCCTTCATGTCCTGGTGGGGGTGAGCGAAGAGGGAGGAGGCTTCACTCACCTGCTCTCATCTTCAATTTTGAGGAATGGTGCTTTCAGCCTGGCCACTGGAAAGGAAGAGCGCATGCATTAGCCATCAGTCTGCGCAGTGCAGGGCCCATACcgcacacacaggaagcacttAGGTGAGGCCCTGCCAAGGCCCAAGAGCCTCCCAGAGCCAGAACACACGTTGGCCCGAGGTGCGCCTTTCCGCCTGGCAGAGGTGAGGCATCTGCGACCATCTCTCCCGGCCTCTACCCTGGGAGAAAGAATTCCACTTTTGAGGGGAGAGGCTGTAGGGTGCCGAAATCCTAAGCGTGCCCTCCTCAGCAGGACAGAGGACCCTCCTACACATGGATTCTGGAAGCTGTCAACTGCCTATCAGAAACCTGGCTGAGTGGGAGAAACCCAGCCCCTGCTGGTTTCTGCGAAAACCTTTACTCCTGGTGTTTCAGAATCCTGAGGGGCCCGTGAACACGCTCAGGCAGAACTCCCATGAGGACCACGGTTTTCTgcggggagaggagcagagagaaagagagctaaaGGGTATTCAGAAATCTTAGCAGAGGGATGGTAAAAACACATCAAAGGTGAAATATGGTTCCTGAAAAAAATAGGGCACAAGGGTTCTGGGAGGACAAATTTGAAGTCATTTAATCAACAGATCCATCCCAGACCAGCTAGTTATTTTGCACAGGGTAGAACATCACTTAGGCATTAAGAGCTATTTCTACCTTCCCACAGTGACCAGAAGTCCTGCCAAAGGGGCTGGAAGCCTGGGCAGAACTAACAGCCACCAAATCTCCGAAGAGGCTGGCACCTCAAGCCTCTAGACCTGTTCGAGGAGGCCGCTGGtacccaagggaaaaaaaaaaggcagcttttCCTCTTGCACGGCAGCAGCTCCCATTAATTACTTTTTTCGGGGCGATTCCTTATCTAATTAACTGAGACAGTATTAAAATCAATTCCCCCACAGATTTCCTTAAATTTCGAACAAGAAAGGTGCCAAGTGACTTTTCTTGGCTCCTGCTTGTGCATGAATAAATGCCACTTAAAGAGCATCTTTGGGAGAAACACCCAGGGGGAGAAACTCTCCTGCTGTCCAAGAGGAGTTGGGAACTGGGCCTGTCAATCTGCCTGTTTGTCAATTTCAGGGAGTTTGGCATTTCTAGAAGTGGTAGGCAGCTGTTCATCTGCCCACTCCAAACTGCTTCTGAATCAGAAGGAAAACGATGCGGAACGCCAGCTGCCGGCCAGGAACAGCCAGAGGATGTGGGAGCAAGCAACCGCATGGGGTCTGGGCTCTAAAGGAAAGCCCCAGCCCCGCCGCTCTAGACTGTCTGTGGACCCCTTCTCCTGCCCTGTCCTCTCCAAAGCCCGGGCCCTGGAAACAGGATGGGACAACACAACCTGGACTTGCTCCCTGCCGCAGAAAAGTGAGCAGATGCTGCCACCGAGGGAGTCGCGGGCAAGCATTTAGGAAGGGAGGGACCGCAATTAGATGAGGAACAGCTACCACACTGACCTCTCCGCGTTCTTGACTCTGCTGGACATGttccctaaatggaaagggaaaataGGTTACGGATGTGAGGGAGCCGCGGGGGTCAGGGAACGGGGCCGCTGAGTGGAGTAGCTGTGAGGCTGCCCCACTTTGCTTCCTGTTGTCGGCCGGGCCCTGAGCTAGAGCTGATCCGAGTACAGTGGCTCCCCGCCTCCCCAGGGACGCAGCGAGTGGGCACTGGGTGTGAATCTCAAGCTGACTTTGAGGAGGGAACACAGGCTGGACCAACAGCAAAGCTGTGGAGTCCCGCAGGCCTGGCAGGAAGCGGAGCTGTGCCACCTGGGATGGGAACAGCACTCCCGCCTCCTGGGATGTGGCACAAATCCGTAGGGGCAGGTGACAGGCCTGACGCAGAGTAGGTGATCACTCTTACAAGATGGGGGCGGCTTGTAAGCCCAAGGACACCCAGGCATGCTGCCGTTCCAGGTCAGCTTACAGGACAAGGGGGAAGACAGtgcctttgctttgctttgctctaCCTGACTGTAGGTCAAAACCAATATTTAGGCCAAGGTGAAACAAAGctaatattaaaaactaaaaaagaaagaaagaacaaaagcagTAAGAGTTGGGGAAGGGGCAATAAGAgagagccaggccctggccggttggctcagcggtagagcgtcggcctggcgtgcaggagtcctggattcgattcctggccagggcacacaggagaagcgcccatctgcttctccatcccccccccccctccttcctctctgtctctctcttcccctcccgcagccaaggctccactggagcaaagttggtctgggtgctgaggatggctccatggcctctgtctcaggcgctagaatggctctggtcacaacagagcaatgccccagatgggcagagcatcgccccctggtgggcatgccgggtggatcctggtcaggtgcatgcgggtctgtctgactgcctccccgtttccaacttcagaaaaataaaaaaaaaaaaaaaaaaaaaagacagagacagtgaATCCATAGCAGCCAACCCCTGCTCCAGGCCACACCTCCTGGGCAAGACAGCCCAGGGCCTTTCACATCCCGGTGCGTGTCAGCGGACTGCACCCAGAGCTCGCTCCAAAAGACTCCCAGGTATCTACAAAATAGAGTAGTCAGTGAACAAAGCCTAGTAAAAATACTGTACATTTGCATAAAAGGAGTTTTTGACCCCTCTGCTATAACGCACGGAATCTTGGAAGGATACTTGACAAACTGTTCAAGCTGCTCATCTCAGGGAGGGGCTTGGTGGCCGGGGAACACACACTGGAGACTTTCACTGTGTACCTTTCCCAGCTGTGACATGCAGACTGACGGAGCACAGCAGCAAACCTCGAAGACCCCAGGACCAGAGGGTGCAGGGCAAGGGTGCTGAGGTCAGGCTCCCTTTTTGAGCGGGTGCTCTGCTACTGCTCTTGGTCCTGCTCCTGGGCACCAGGCCCTGGGCAGACCTGCAGGGTTAAGCCCTTCCTCAGATTCCGGCTGGGTGAGAGCACCATGGCTTTAAATCAGCCtgggctctctctttctctctttttttaaaaaaaattttttttgtttattcattttagagaggagagagagggagagggagagggagagggagagggagagggagagggagagggagagggagagggagagggagagggagagggagagggagagggagagggagagggagagggagggggagggggaggggggggagagagagagagagaaggggggagaaggaaacatcaactcccatatgtgccttgaccaggcaagcgcagggtttcaaactggctacctcagtgttcctggtcaacgttttatccactgcgccaccagtcaggcctctttttatttttattttttagcaagaaacagacacagaaacagagagacagacagagacaggaagggagagatgagaagcatcaactcatagttgtggcaccttagttgttcattgattggttctcatatgtgccttgacc
The DNA window shown above is from Saccopteryx bilineata isolate mSacBil1 chromosome 2, mSacBil1_pri_phased_curated, whole genome shotgun sequence and carries:
- the DBF4B gene encoding protein DBF4 homolog B isoform X1, coding for MAESRLRVSNVGAQLGVSSYLRKCRKSSPDAGRRQPFSGKSFYLDLPAGKNLQFLTGIIQQLGGVIEGFLSREVSYIVSSRREVKPESSRTSHRGCSSPSELRVETPSTADPKGSCARRSQKPGDLVPLSRGKELLQKAIRNQGSSSGGGSSSSLLTSARSWGVRILHVDEMLMHVQQLSLDASCVKKRGPKKPEGTCPAESRTRRVARLKAPFLKIEDESRKFRPFHHQFKSFPEISFLGPKDASPFEALTTPGGSHHTREPKDREPGPHSASHPMPRRKRGYCECCQEAFEELQRHLQGARHQGFALEAHLYAEVDRIITQLSQSFADTPCWASLPRHPGSPASDCDPLCPETLPPSQPSCGGAAPPRMREEDDHQDPGILEQAGTVGSTKAPAEHVGAGETPGPVASCQDLKGSVDVIVDPPGTLVSRSPTYQCLLTSSGLADLSSGPDPALVGHKRKIQFPSGNAEKRSGMSWPQASFFVPRALSQCDTRTTHGRHLFSPPDHESRPLTSLLTLCHPQTSLSLSDPLPWQLTDRSAELWTP
- the DBF4B gene encoding protein DBF4 homolog B isoform X2 — its product is MAESRLRVSNVGAQLGVSSYLRKCRKSSPDAGRRQPFSGKSFYLDLPAGKNLQFLTGIIQQLGGVIEGFLSREVSYIVSSRREVKPESSRTSHRGCSSPSELRVETPSTADPKGSCARRSQKPGDLVPLSRGKELLQKAIRNQGSSSGGGSSSSLLTSARSWGVRILHVDEMLMHVQQLSLDASCVKKRGPKKPEGTCPAESRTRRVARLKAPFLKIEDESREPKDREPGPHSASHPMPRRKRGYCECCQEAFEELQRHLQGARHQGFALEAHLYAEVDRIITQLSQSFADTPCWASLPRHPGSPASDCDPLCPETLPPSQPSCGGAAPPRMREEDDHQDPGILEQAGTVGSTKAPAEHVGAGETPGPVASCQDLKGSVDVIVDPPGTLVSRSPTYQCLLTSSGLADLSSGPDPALVGHKRKIQFPSGNAEKRSGMSWPQASFFVPRALSQCDTRTTHGRHLFSPPDHESRPLTSLLTLCHPQTSLSLSDPLPWQLTDRSAELWTP